The genomic stretch AATTCCCTGTTCTGGAGGTCTAGTAACTCACTCTATGCCTGAGAGCTGGTAATCAACTCTAGGATAGACGCTGCTTTTCTGGGAATGTGATAGAACTCAATTTAATCTCTGGAGAATATGCATTTTGACAAATCGGCTTGATTCCAACCACCCACGGAAAGATGATTAATCCCACGACTGTAGAAGCCAGAACCCAGTTGGATAACCTGATCCATACCGACCTGAACAACCGGGTCGCCGACGCCAAAGAGCAGGGAATTCCCACTCGTTGCAGAGGACGGCTTTAAGTTGGGACCATTCAACGAACTGGAATTGATACAGGCAGCGACGGCTCAGGTGGCAGCAGCCTCAGAACGATCGCGTCTCCTAACCGAACTCCTAACCGAACTACAGGTATGTGCCGAAGCCCTGACTCAGGTGAGCCGCCTCAAAGACGAATTTTTTGCCCTGCTGTCCCACGAACTCCGATCGCCCTTTAACCCTATTCTGGGCTGGACTTGTCTCTTGCGAAACGGCAAGCTAGATCAAGATCGGCATGGAAGGAACGTGGAGAGGTCAGATGAGGCAGAGTGATCAGGCATCTGAACAGGTGCTGACGGGCAACAGTGAGATGGCGAAAAGAATGCGGCAGATGGACTGGTCGCAAACTTCCCTGGGTGCAGTCGAAACGTGGTCTCAAAGTCTGCGTTCAGCCTTGAGTATCTGCCTCAATTCTCGCTTTCCGATCGCGCTTTATTGGGGAAAAGACTTTACGCTGCTCTACAACGATGCCTGGCGACCCATTGTGGGAGACAAACACCCCTGGGCATTAGGGCGTCCGGGGCAGGAAGTCTGGTCGGAAATTTGGGACAGTATTGGTCCAGAGCTTGTCAAAGTCGTCGCAATGGGTGAGGGAACGTTTCATCACGACGAACTTCTTGCGATGCATCGATTTGGCTACACCGAAGAGTGCTTTTTTGAGTACACCTTCAATCCGGTGCAGGGACAGGGTGGCAGGGTGGATGGGGTGATCAACATTGTGACCGAAACGACATATCGGGTGTTGAACGATCGCCGCGCCCAGCTGTTGCGAGAGGTGAGTGCCAGAACTGGAGCCACTCAAACTACAGAGGAAGCCTGTGCAGCAATCATGGCAGCCCTCCGCACGAATCCCGCAGATGTTCCGGCTGCGTTTCTCTACCTTGCAGATTCAGAGGGTAAACAGGCGGATCGATTTCACGATGCTGCGGTTGATGGTTCCGGGTGTCCTGAGAGCGTCAATCTAGAGAATCCAGATGCTGATCCCTGGCTGATTGCTCGCGCCGCTCAAACAAATCAACCGCAGATTATTGACGACCTTCCCCGACTAGGGCAGTTTCCGGGTACGCCCTGGTCTGAGCCACCTCAGCAAGCGATCGTATTGCCGATTGCCACCACGGGACAAGGAAAAATTAGCGGACTACTGGTTGCAATTGTCAGCCCTCGCCGTAGGCTTGATGAATTCTACTGCAACTTCTTCAGTCAGCTTGCGGGACAAATAGCAATGGCGATCGCAAATGCCCGTGCCTATGAAGAAGAACGTAAACGCGCTGAGGCACTGGCGGAAATCGATCGCGCTAAAACAGTCTTCTTTAGCAACGTGTCCCACGAATTTCGCACGCCCCTGACTTTAATGCTGGGACCGACCGAGGACGCACTCAATGATTCCAACGAACCCCTACCGACAAACCAGCGAGAGCGCATTCAAACGGTGCAGCGAAACGGCATCCGGCTGCTCAAGCTCGTCAACACGCTGCTAGACTTTTCCCGGATTGAAGCGGGACGGGTCGAGGCGGTTTATGAACCTGTCAATCTCTCAGCTTTTACCGCAGAACTGGCATCGGTTTTTCAATCGGCGATCGATCGAGCTGGAATGTATCTGTTGATTGACTGTCCGCCCCTGCCGGAACCGGTGTATGTCGATCGGGAGATGTGGGAAAAGATTGTTTTTAATCTGCTTTCTAATGCCTTTAAGTTCACATTTGCAGGCGAAATCTGCGTTCGTTTAAGGTGGCAGCACGATCACGTTGAGCTATCGGTACGGGATACGGGCATTGGCATTCCGGCTACCGAACTACCTCATTTGTTTGAGCGGTTTCATCGAGTCAAAGGCGCACAGGGACGCAGCTTTGAGGGGTCGGGCATCGGACTTTCGCTGGTGCAGGAATTGGTGAAGCTACACGGAGGAGCGATCGATGTTACGAGCACTGAAGGGCAAGGAACCTGCTTTACAATCTCGATTCCCACTGGCACAGCCCATCTTGCACCAGAGCGCATCGGCTCGGCTCGAAAGCTAGCTTCTACGGCACTAAACTCAAATTCCTACCTGGAGGAAGCCCTGCGGTGGTTGCCGGAAGAGAATGGGGAGGTGGGGAGTCGGGAGTGGGGAGTTGGGAATGGGGCGCAGGGGCGCAGGGGAGCAGGAGAGCAGGAGAGCAGAGAATTCACCCCCTCATCCACCTATGCACCCATCCACCCATCCACCCATCCACTCACTTCCCCATCCCCCCCGCTTGCCCGGATTCTGCTTGCCGATGACAACGCCGATATGCGCGATTATGTGGGGCGGCTGTTGAGTCAGCAGTACCAGGTTGAAGCTGTATCCGATGGGGCGGCGGCTCTGGAAGCAATTCGTCAGCAGGCTCCTGACCTGATTTTAACGGATGTGATGATGCCGAATCTGGATGGGTTTGGCTTGCTGCAAGCCCTTCGCGCCGACCCTCAGACGCGGGAAGTCCCGATTATTCTGCTGTCTGCTCGTGCCGGAGAAGAAGCACGGGTTGAAGGATTGGCAGCCGGAGCTGATGATTACCTCACGAAACCTTTTTCTGCCCGCGAACTGCTGGCACGGGTCGAGGCAACCCTGAAGCTGGCGCAAATGCGGCGTGAGGCAAGCATTGCTATCCGCGAGTCAGAAGCAAAATATCGCCTGTTGTTTGAATCGATGGATCAGGGCTTCTGCATTGTTGAAACGGTGTTTGGCGCAAACTATCAGCCTCTCGACTACCGTTTTTTGCTCACCAATCCCGCCTTTGATCGGCAGACAGACACAGAAGATGTTGTGGGAAAAACGATGCGTGAGATTGCTCCCCAGCACGAAGACTATTGGTTTGAAATCTACGGCAGGGTAGCTTTAACAGGTGAAGCAATCCGCTTTGAGAATTTCGCTCAGGCGTTTCATCGCTGGTATGAGGTTCACGCTTTTCGAGTGGGGGAACCAGGGCTGAATCGAGTGGGTATCCTGTTCAATGACATTACCGATCGCAAGCAAGCCGAACGTGAACGCGAACAGCTTTTGGCACGGGAGCAGGCAGCACGGGAAGAAGCTCAGGCGGCAAACCGAATTAAAGATGAATTTCTAGCGGTTTTATCGCACGAACTGCGATCGCCCCTGAATCCCATTCTCGGTTGGGCAAAGCTATTAAAGACAGGTAAGCTAGACGCTGCTAAAACGGCTCAGGCACTCACGACGATCGAACGCAATGCCAAACTTCAGTCGGAGCTGATCGAAGACCTGCTGGATGTCTCTCGTATTCTGCAAGGCAAACTGAGCCTGAACGTGGGTTCAGTCGATCTAAAATCGACGGTTCAATCCGCGATCGAAACGGTGCGTCTGGCGGCGGAAGCCAGGTCTATCGCGCTAGAATTCCATCTGGATTCGAGCGTCGGACAGGTTTCTGGTGATGCGACCCGTCTTCAGCAGGTGGTCTGGAACCTACTCTCAAACGCTGTCAAATTCACTCCTGCGGGAGGGCACGTAGTGGTGCGGTTAGCGCAGGTGGATGGGCAAGCGCAGATTACGGTCAGCGATAGCGGCAAGGGCATTGCGGCAAAATTCTTGCCCTTTGTGTTTGACTATTTCCGGCAGGAGGATGGTGCCACGACGCGTAAGTTTGGCGGATTGGGGCTGGGGCTGGCGATCGTGCGTCATCTGGTGGAGCTACACGGCGGCACGGTTAAGGCAGAAAGTCCGGGAGAAGGGCTGGGTGCCACGTTTACGGTAAAACTACCGCTGATGCCGATCGAGTCTACACCAAAGCACGATCGCCCCTACACTGAATCCTCGCTTGATCTGAAGGGTATCCGGGTGTTAGTGATCGATGACGAGATCGATTCCCGCGAGTTTGTTGCCTTTGTGCTGGAGCAGGCAGGGGCGATCGTCACTCCAGCTTCCACTGCCAGCGAGGGATTTCTGGCATTCACGCAATCTCCGCCGGATGTTCTGTTAAGTGACATTGGGATGCCGGATATGGATGGTTACATGCTGATGCGACAGATTCGATTGCTGTCGTCAGAGCAGGGTGGAGCAGTTCCGGCAATTGCCCTGACCGCTTACGCTGGGGATTTTAATCAGCAACAGGCATTGCAGGCAGGGTTTCAAACCCATTTAGCAAAGCCGATCGAACCAAACCACCTCATTGAGGCGATCGTATCTGTGATGAGCCAATGAGAATTAAACATTAGATTAGCTCAAAAGATTAGCTCAAAAGATTAGCTCAAAAGATTAGCTCAAAAGATTAGCTCAAAGACAAGGAGATTTACATAACGGCTGCGATCGATGAAGCGAACTATGAACCGGATAATCGTGAGTTTGCAAAAGAGCGGGTTTTGCGATCTCCGATCTCGGCAGCAATCGGAGCGGCAGCAATAGGAATTGGTGAACAGAAGAAAAGCTATTGAAAGTTATTACTAATAGTCATACGCCTGTAAGCTTTTTTCTCAGACTAACTGCGAGGGAACTGGCAGGCGATGATCGGTGAGATTGATATTCTAGAACTCAGCTAACTTACTAACGTTCAAACCCTTCAGGCGTTTTGAATACAATAGCTTCAGCTTTAAGTGAATGATCTTAAATTTTTCAACATAGCTTCTCTCAAGCTAGAAGTCCAGCAGCTTCAGGCATTGTGCTTAACAATACTTAACCTCAGCTTGTTGAGAATAATTCTAAACTAGCGTTCGTTGGACTTGTTGAGAAAGATAGTCAATAAGAGACCAGCAGGTACGCTCGTTCTCTCTTCTTCAACCTATGCAGGCTTACGATATTTCAACGGTTAAGTACGACTGGGGGGCTGGAAATGCCCGTTTCGCCACTCTTTCTGGCTTATTGATTTGCCTATGCATTGTTTTTGCTGTTCTGGAAAATTGCTGCGGCACATTGGTCGAGATGGTCTGTACTGGTACTGCACCACCTGTAGACAATCAATGCCGATTGCGCCAAAACTCGATGTGGCAGTTTGTTGCAGAAAACAGCTGCCTCAAAACGATCGCTCTGCTCACGACAATTTCTGCTGGATTTATATTCCACTGAAGCCAGAACAGCGCAACGTCGCTTGAGTCGTTCAATCTCTATTAGAACGTCTTGGGGCTGAATATTTTTGAGCCGAATATCTTGGGGCTTAATATCTTTAAGCCGAACATCTTTGAGCCGGATATTTTTGAGCCGGATATCTTTGGGCTGAACATTCTTGAGAGAAGAGAACAAGATGCAAATTCAACATTCGATGGAACAAAATCAAGAAGAACTATGGCAAAGATTGGTTTGTTTTACGGAACTCAAACGGGAAATACTCAGACGATCGCAGAGTTGATTCAAAAGGAACTGGGCGGTGATAGCATCGTTGATTTATACGATATTGCAACCGCAGATACCAGTGATTTTGAATCCTACCCCTGTTTGATTGTGGGTTGCCCGACCTGGAATGTGGGTGATCTGCAAAGCGACTGGGAAGGCTTTTACGATGAGCTGGACAAGATTACCTTCCAGGGTAAAAAGGTTGCTTACTTTGGTGCAGGCGATCAGGTAGGCTACGCGGACAACTTCCAGGACGCAATGGGCATTTTAGAGGAAAAAATTGCTTCCCTGGGGGGCACAACCGTAGGCTACTGGTCTGCCGACGGCTATGATTTCAGCGACTCGAAGGCACTGCGTAACGGTAAGTTCGTTGGACTGGCGATCGATGAAGATAATCAGTCCGATCTGACCGATAGCCGCATTAAATCCTGGGTAGCACAGTTAAAGCGTGAATTCGGCATCTAACCCGCTCTGGCTCTTTAATTGACTCTTTAATTTGTAAAACATGGCAAGGCAGTGAGACAGACGCTCCCCTTTTCACTGCCGCTCTGCTCCCTCACCTCGCAACGACACAAGGAAATTTCTCATGCTTCTCTTCCCGGATGCGCTTTGGCTTAACGTCAGTCCTGCCCTGAAAGGATTCGATCGTCCCTTATTAAATCAGCTCTCTCAATTCAGCACGATCGCTCAGTGGGAATATACGCAAGAGCTGGATGAGCCTGCTTCGCTCGACGTTGCGCTGGTGCTATTGCACGATTATTTGAAACATCAAAATCGACCAATTCATCTACTAGGACACGGTACAGGTGGGCTGCTAGGACTGCTTTACGCCCGTCAGCACCCAGAGCGAGTTCGATCGCTAACGTTGCTCTCTGTTGGGGTGAATCCAGCGATCGATTGGCAGGCACAATATTACGCCCAGCGGCGGCTTTTGCCCTGCGATCAGCACACGATTTTACGGCAGATGGTTTATGGGTTGCTGGGCTGTCCACCCAAAGATACGACAGAGACGCTGGTAAAAATTCTGGAGCAAGATCTCTATCAGTCCCTTTCACCCCATAGTCTGGTGCGATCGATGGAGCTATTGCCGATCGCCGTTGAGGTGCCGCTTCTGGTGTGCGGTAGTGTAGATGACGTTGTGATTGATCCGAATCAGCTTCGCGGCTGGGAATCGCATTTTCATCACTCCACTTCACGGCTCTGGGTTTGTCCCGGTGGAAGATATTTTTTCCATTACTTTTATCCCCAACAAACGGGGATACGGATTGAGCGATTTTGGAATGCGGTTTGTGCTTCTCGTCTCACTTTAATCAACGCTAAAATTTCCGAGCCGTTGGACAATGCGCAATATGAGGTATCTGGAGAACATAGCGCATTCAATTGAAATATCACTAAACTCCTCAGGGAGTTGGTTCAGGAGAAACTGGTTCAGGCTCTGAAGGGGCAGCTAGTTCTGGTGCTGCTACAGGTTCGGGTTCAGGCTCCGGGATGGGTTCAGGGGCAGGCGGTAATTCTGGTGCTGCTACGGGTTCGGGTTCAGGCTCAGCAGCCGGGCTACTCGGTGGTTCAGGACTCGTTGAATTGGAAGGAGTCACTTCAGGTGCAGGAACGATTCCTCCTTCGGGGATCTGCGGAGTCGCTTCGGGTTCGGGGCTGGCAGTCGCTTCAGGAGTCGCTTCAGGAGTCGCTTCAGGAGTCGCTTCAGTGGTTGGTTCAGGAGTTGCTTCAGAAGCAGGAGATGGAGACTGCTCAGTGGGCGAGACGGATGCAGGATCAGGCGTAGTGGCGGCGGGTGCAGGGGTTTCAATCACAGGGTCGGGATCAGAAACCGTAATACTGCGGCGATCGCCCCTTTCCCTAGTGCGTCGCTCTGCCTCGGAATTGGGCTGAACAAAATCAACATCGATCGGATAGCTTTCCCCGGCTCTGGCATTATTTAACCGAACGCGCCGTCTTGCCTGCTCTAGAGCTGCTTGATCCAGTGCAGCATTACCGCTGGAACGAGAAAGCGTTACCGATACCACGCGTCCCTCACTATCTGTTTCCACGATTACCTGGGCTGTGCCTTCTGCACCATCGGCTTCGTCAGGATAGTCAAAATCACAGCCGCGACAGGAGATTTCCCGCGATCGGCTTCCCTGGTTTGTGGGAGGGCTAACGGGTTCGGGACGGGTTGGCGCAGCAGCAGTCGTTGTTCCATTCCCAGAGCTATTCCCGGAGCTATTTCCAGAACTATTACCAGAACTATTCCCAGAATTATTCTCAGTCTCATTCCCGGAACTGTTTCCAGCTGAGGCAGGATTTCCAGAAGTCAAGTTCTCAGCGCTGCCTGAACCAGTCCGATTTGCAGTTGCAGATTCGCTGATTTGCTGTCGCTGCCGTCGAATTTCCTCCAACAAATCCCCTAAGCTGCGAGGAGGGGTTTCTGGGCTGGGCGTTGCTGTAGGTTCTTCTGTCGGTTCCGTCGGGGATTCTTCTGCGGTTTCGGTTGGCTCTGGTGTCAGATCTTCAGTCAGTGGTGCTGGAACA from Leptolyngbya ohadii IS1 encodes the following:
- a CDS encoding ATP-binding protein, which translates into the protein MRQSDQASEQVLTGNSEMAKRMRQMDWSQTSLGAVETWSQSLRSALSICLNSRFPIALYWGKDFTLLYNDAWRPIVGDKHPWALGRPGQEVWSEIWDSIGPELVKVVAMGEGTFHHDELLAMHRFGYTEECFFEYTFNPVQGQGGRVDGVINIVTETTYRVLNDRRAQLLREVSARTGATQTTEEACAAIMAALRTNPADVPAAFLYLADSEGKQADRFHDAAVDGSGCPESVNLENPDADPWLIARAAQTNQPQIIDDLPRLGQFPGTPWSEPPQQAIVLPIATTGQGKISGLLVAIVSPRRRLDEFYCNFFSQLAGQIAMAIANARAYEEERKRAEALAEIDRAKTVFFSNVSHEFRTPLTLMLGPTEDALNDSNEPLPTNQRERIQTVQRNGIRLLKLVNTLLDFSRIEAGRVEAVYEPVNLSAFTAELASVFQSAIDRAGMYLLIDCPPLPEPVYVDREMWEKIVFNLLSNAFKFTFAGEICVRLRWQHDHVELSVRDTGIGIPATELPHLFERFHRVKGAQGRSFEGSGIGLSLVQELVKLHGGAIDVTSTEGQGTCFTISIPTGTAHLAPERIGSARKLASTALNSNSYLEEALRWLPEENGEVGSREWGVGNGAQGRRGAGEQESREFTPSSTYAPIHPSTHPLTSPSPPLARILLADDNADMRDYVGRLLSQQYQVEAVSDGAAALEAIRQQAPDLILTDVMMPNLDGFGLLQALRADPQTREVPIILLSARAGEEARVEGLAAGADDYLTKPFSARELLARVEATLKLAQMRREASIAIRESEAKYRLLFESMDQGFCIVETVFGANYQPLDYRFLLTNPAFDRQTDTEDVVGKTMREIAPQHEDYWFEIYGRVALTGEAIRFENFAQAFHRWYEVHAFRVGEPGLNRVGILFNDITDRKQAEREREQLLAREQAAREEAQAANRIKDEFLAVLSHELRSPLNPILGWAKLLKTGKLDAAKTAQALTTIERNAKLQSELIEDLLDVSRILQGKLSLNVGSVDLKSTVQSAIETVRLAAEARSIALEFHLDSSVGQVSGDATRLQQVVWNLLSNAVKFTPAGGHVVVRLAQVDGQAQITVSDSGKGIAAKFLPFVFDYFRQEDGATTRKFGGLGLGLAIVRHLVELHGGTVKAESPGEGLGATFTVKLPLMPIESTPKHDRPYTESSLDLKGIRVLVIDDEIDSREFVAFVLEQAGAIVTPASTASEGFLAFTQSPPDVLLSDIGMPDMDGYMLMRQIRLLSSEQGGAVPAIALTAYAGDFNQQQALQAGFQTHLAKPIEPNHLIEAIVSVMSQ
- the fldA gene encoding flavodoxin FldA, translated to MAKIGLFYGTQTGNTQTIAELIQKELGGDSIVDLYDIATADTSDFESYPCLIVGCPTWNVGDLQSDWEGFYDELDKITFQGKKVAYFGAGDQVGYADNFQDAMGILEEKIASLGGTTVGYWSADGYDFSDSKALRNGKFVGLAIDEDNQSDLTDSRIKSWVAQLKREFGI
- a CDS encoding alpha/beta fold hydrolase, whose product is MLLFPDALWLNVSPALKGFDRPLLNQLSQFSTIAQWEYTQELDEPASLDVALVLLHDYLKHQNRPIHLLGHGTGGLLGLLYARQHPERVRSLTLLSVGVNPAIDWQAQYYAQRRLLPCDQHTILRQMVYGLLGCPPKDTTETLVKILEQDLYQSLSPHSLVRSMELLPIAVEVPLLVCGSVDDVVIDPNQLRGWESHFHHSTSRLWVCPGGRYFFHYFYPQQTGIRIERFWNAVCASRLTLINAKISEPLDNAQYEVSGEHSAFN
- a CDS encoding energy transducer TonB, translated to MTFSDTVAQQREKQAKALKRFVMASLAGSIALHGAGLFLKTSDLWKPGEPESEEITIIVTEDEPEPPIVPEELQTEPTAESESSLPGSAAQFSEPASANETASELINEPVAAIPAPAIEPAPVEPSLEEPPTEEPPEEPVPAPLTEDLTPEPTETAEESPTEPTEEPTATPSPETPPRSLGDLLEEIRRQRQQISESATANRTGSGSAENLTSGNPASAGNSSGNETENNSGNSSGNSSGNSSGNSSGNGTTTAAAPTRPEPVSPPTNQGSRSREISCRGCDFDYPDEADGAEGTAQVIVETDSEGRVVSVTLSRSSGNAALDQAALEQARRRVRLNNARAGESYPIDVDFVQPNSEAERRTRERGDRRSITVSDPDPVIETPAPAATTPDPASVSPTEQSPSPASEATPEPTTEATPEATPEATPEATASPEPEATPQIPEGGIVPAPEVTPSNSTSPEPPSSPAAEPEPEPVAAPELPPAPEPIPEPEPEPVAAPELAAPSEPEPVSPEPTP